Within Quercus lobata isolate SW786 chromosome 5, ValleyOak3.0 Primary Assembly, whole genome shotgun sequence, the genomic segment AGCCCAGCACACCACAAAGCGCCTCCCTACTATCTTTGTCCAcatttggagaaaaaaagaCCCGAGATTTCACTTCACTAATTGTTTGGCTAGTTCTACTACAAAATGTATCAAGAGCATCCCTTATGGCCACACAATTTCCATGATCAGCCTTGGCAAAAAACACCACATCATCTGCAAACATAAGGCAGGAGAAAAACAACACTCCCTGTGAAGATTTCACTGGGTTCCAAAGCTTTTGGCTGCAATTCTCCTCTATCAGCTAACCAAGATACTCCATGCATAGAATGAAAAGATATGGAGACAAAGGGTCCCCCTGTCTAATTCCTCTCGATGGGAAGAAGGGGTCTAGACTTCCACCATTAAAAAGAACAGAGGATGAAACCGAGCACACACAACTCATAATGAGCTCAATTAACTCTTGGGGTAGATTAATCTCCATAAGCCTCCCTCAGATAAAACTCCATTctagcttatcataggcttttTCAAGATCTAATTTAATTGCCATGTACCCTATTGCACCCTTTTTCCTGCTGATCGAGTGGATTAATTCTTGGACAATAATAGCATTATTTATTCCTTTCCTACCTGGAATAAACGCCAATTAGAGAAGAGAGACAAGCTTCTCCAAATAAGGTCTTAGGCGACCTACAATAATCTTCGTGACAATTTTATAAACTGTGTTACAGAGACTAATAGGTCTGTAATTCCCAAGAGTTTTAGGCCCTTGAATTTTTGGAATAAGCACAATAAGAGTCCGATTCTGATACTCCGGCATTTTCCTTGAGGCGAAGATCTGCTTAATTTCCTGAATCACCGATTCACCCACTGTTGgccaaaataattgaaataaccCCGCATGAAGCCCATCCGAGCCAAGGGCTTTATTCGCTTTCATCGACCATAACCCCACTTTAATCTCTTCATTCGTCACCCTGGACCATAAACTATCTCTTTCCTCATCATTCAAACAAGCCTACCCTATTTGGACTGGACTTGCCAACCACTTAGAAGCATTGTAGGAAGAAGAATAAATATCACAAAACCCCCTACAAATAAAATCCATCACCTCCGCCTCATTTATTATCCATTCCCctcacattattttttatagtagtgATTCGGTTCCTATTTCTCCTCACTAATGTAGATACATGGTAGAAAGCCGTGTTACGATCCGCTTGCACCATCCAATTCAGCCGAGATTTAAGAGCCCACAAATCGTGTTCTTGATTAGGAATCACTTCCAACTCTTGATTCAGATTTCTTTCAAGCTCGAACAAATAGCTCGAAGGCCTGATAGCAATAATCCTTTGGAGCCCATTTAAACGAGCTCTAATCTAATTCTTCTTCGAAAAAATGTTGCCAAATTGATTCTTGTTCCAGACAGTAGCATCAGTAGCAAATTTCTGAATGGCTTCATGAAGTTAAGTAGGCTATCTCCAGGCCTGAGACACAACCTTTGGAAAGGATAAATTTGAAAGCCATAATCTCTGAAATTTGAAGGGGCGGTCAAGGTGTATCCTCCTTTGAGGCATTGTTTCCAAGAGCACTGGGCAATGATCAGAGTGACATTTGGTGAGGTGCGTTACTCTAGCATCCGGGTAGATAAGATACCAGTCCagattaacaaaaaatctatcAATCCTTTCCTGAATAAGGTCCTGAATTTCCCGGCCAATAGTCCATGTAAATCTCGGACCAGAGAATCCTAAATCCACCATGTTGCATTTATCTAAACAATCCTTGAATGCCAGAGCTTGATTTACGCTAACCACTCTACCACCAAACTTATCCGCACTAGTAAGAGGCTTGTTAAAATCTCCTGTAATGACCCAAGGCATTTTATGAAGATCAGCTACGTTAGAGAGATTATTCCACAATATACGTCTTTCAGCACTTCTAGGACTAGCATACACAGCAAAGAACATCCAATTAAAGTTAGAGGAGAGTACCTTAACTGTGGATTGAATTTCTTGCTCCAAGCTAGCCAGAAAGGACACATCAACTTTGTCAGAATTCCACAATAACCACAATCCCCCCACTCGACCAATAGTCTCAGTATGTATAGCACCATCAAACGGTAATCTGTCTGTGATATCCCGGGCTCTAGCACCTCCAATATGGGTTTCCATAACCACAAAAATAGCTGGATCAAGTTGTCGAACAAGATCGTGAACATAGTCTTGAAAATTAGGCTTCAAGGTGCCCCTACAGTTCCATACAATTAAATTCATGGCTACCATATAGGTGAAAGACAACAGAGACTCCTCAAGAAGGGGGCGGACCcactccttcctcttcttcaaacCCATTGATAGCATAGGTTTTTTTAATCAGTACCCATCGATAGCACAGTAGAGAACAAGGTTAGagaattgtaattttatgattGTCTTCTCTTAGCTTTAAAAGTAGatctttaaaaggaaaaaagaaaaaagaaatgttcTAAGAAAAATCTTTCATGTTTTTAAAGTCCAGATAGTAAGCTATATTATAAATGTAGATCATATGCCATGCAGAATGTGGCTAAATTGAGACTAAAGTTTTTTTACATGTCAATTTACTTTGATAATTACTTGCATGACACCTGGCAGATGACTCTGAGGCTAGAAATATGGTTGCTCTGGATTCAACTCTCCAGTTAGGTTCATGAGCTTTTGCTATCgatattgacaaagacaacatCTTTTTAGGCGGTATGGATTGGTGATCTAGAGCTCTTCAGGAATGTTGCTGAGAAGTTTTCTTATACTTTCAATTCAGACCAGACCCATAAATTGATTGTTAGGCTGTGGCACAATGTCTTAAGGACTGGGATTCACATCATCAGAATATCTCATTCCTGTTTCGCTCTGACTGATGTTGCAAAGAAGCTGAGACTGGACTCTGCAAACCTTGTTGCTTATGCAGAGAGTATTGTATCAAAGGCAATTCAAGATGGTGCAATTGATGCCACAATAGATCATGCAAATGGATGAATGGTATCAAAGGAGACTGGGGACATCTACTCTACAAATGAACCTCAAATTTGCATTTAACTCAAGAATTGCTTTCTGCCTCAATATATTGCTGTTATGTATTTCATGGTATATAGTCCTTGGTTTAAAACTCTTTGCTGGGAGGACATTTGAAGTGTTTAAATCAAAGTTGCTCCTCGGAAGGGTTGGTTTAGTCGAATTTGAGATGACAAATCTTCTGAACATGCcagaaacttttattttattttatttttttatttttaattccgCTTGATTTTCATTATGCATTCCACTTCCACTTATATAAATAGACTACAATGAGATAACCTCATTACCAATCGAATGTCCTAGGAGGTATACATTctctctttcactttttttgagCATGTCTCCCAATAACGAAGAGAATAgagaataattatattttaagtaTTGGACATATGCATTTGCCCTTTCACTTTTGGTGTATGTGTCCCATAAAGAATGGAGAAAGTTCCTATTTGATAAGggtatttaaatatagttttatgttttgcaatTCATAAAATGGTGGGTCCTACACTTCAATCTATTGTTTGGCTAATGTTCTCTAAAATTCTAAatacagttttcaaaaaattgtttccTATTTTCCTTATTCAAaataggattttgaaaatgGTTGAGGGGATGTTTTTAGGgtatagaaaatgtttttattcgcatagttataaataaattgaaaacagtgGACCTCACATATTTGTCCACACTCCTCtatcttttaaattaataagtttatctttatcaaaaaagaattcttacactttaaatttgaaacttattattataaaaataaaataaaataagcgatatacaaattttatacattactttttgtagattttttctttttttaaatctgaaaaatagactttttttttgtttttaatattttataaattgttcttaaaagtggGAATCaaacacatataatataaaattacaatctaaaaactagtttcaatttcaattttttgaaaattacttttatactattttgaaaataaaaacaaaaatcctcctTACAGcccttatttgtttatttattttttaaccctGCCCTTGAAGCCTGAAGTATGTGggttgtactttttttttttttggttttttggccaaaaaaggGGGCTGGACTACCATTATGAATTTGTGATTATAAGGACACCCTCTGTTAGCGAATGTTAGATTTAGCGCTAACAAACTACTATGGTTGTGAGTGAATGCAAACTTCACCCTAATCCCACGAAAGCAGAAGGCAGCTTCACTTTCTGCTagggttcaaacttcaaacataGGACCCCAAGACAGGCAAACGTGTGGGTTGTACTCAGAGATACAATAAGTTCAGTGATGCTATTTAATCAAATCAGTCCTAAGATTCAGGTGCGTCTCCAAAACCTGGTACTCCTCAATCGCCACTCCTAATTTCATCTCCAACCACCTTATTTatcacaaaaacaacaacaacaacaacttagCTTATCTCATAGCCCAACAttggcgaaaatgggtaattacccataaaaccccaactatttagttagtagggtccgtttggaaacTAATTGCCAaactagcaactcgagcctcagaggctcgatttaggggcccaaaatcgagcctctgaggctcggTTTACGTCCTTTGAAATGGCCTTGACGTGGCAGGAGTgtacgtggaactcgagtttttaagtctcgagtTCCACGTAGGTGCCACCTAAACTCGAGTCTTTGAAACTCGGTTTACGTAAAAATTTAaaccgagtctcaaagactcgagttttaaCCAAAAAGAGACACGCGTtgaactcgagtctttgagactcggttTTAACTTTGAAaccgagtcttagagactcgagttttaaagcATGATTTCCCTACTGTGTGGTCTTATCAAGTGTCTTTGCTGTGTGCTCTGTGCTAGGAACGTGCTCTGTGCTAGTCTATTAACTGAATACGTGCAGTGCTAGTCTATTAAAGCTTGTGTTGAAGGAcatgttttgtcttttgtctgTTGCTTGTGCTTGTCTATCTACTATTTTTGTGCTTTTGCTAGTCTTTGTCTGTTGCTTGTGCTAGTCTTTGTCTTTTGTCTGTTGCTTCCTATTTTTGTGCAGTGCTAGTCTTTTGTCTATCTACTACAGTCTTTGTTGCTTCCTGCTTTTGCTAGTCAACAGTCTTTGTTGCTTCCTCCAGCAGGTAAGATGAGTACGTTGCTGAAGAACATGTGAATATAATTTGTCTGTTTTGAaacatattcaaaaaatatgttaaactaGCACAAGCACCAAAAACTTCTCTCAGACTATGTTGAACCTAAAAAAACTGTCACACAACTCTCTCACATGAAGAACAACTTGTCTCAACAACTCTCACCTTCAGCAACTTCAATCACAGAACCTCTCTTAAGAACTCTCACAGAGACTCAACCTCTCATATATATTTAGCAGCAAAACATTGcttctctcactctcatacaatCTCAGCAGTACATTTGCACATCATTATGTCAAGTAAGGGTCTCCTCACTCTCTAATTAGTTGTTTAGTGTATATAGCTGCTTTAAAAAGTGTTGCTTGCATTGTTTTAGTGTATATGCCatttcctaataaaatatttgtttgtattaggcaaatatatttgtttcctgataagatatttgtttgtattaaaatatgtatatttgtttccttataaaaaatacgtatatatatttatatttatacaactatataattaaatatttatatatacatatttttatatttatatttatacaactatataattaaatatttatataaatatatttatatttttatatttatacaaactatatatataaatacttatagaaatatataaatatttaattatatagttgtataaataggctaaatataaatatatttatataaatatttaattatatagttgtataaataggctaaatataaatatatttatataaatatttaattatatagttgtataaataggctaaatatataaatatatttatatttatataaatatttttatatttatacaactatatatataaatacttatataaatatataaatatttaattatatagttgtataaataggctaaatatataaatatatttatatttatatgttaaattagatgatatgtctaatttgattgatcatgattatattcacattagtgtttttctttttctttttttgtctgaTGAACCCTGCTCTATGTTATTTCATCAATAGTAGTGTAATAGGGTATggcattaatttaaaattacttgaATGATGTTGTTACATAATTGCACTCATTCATTTGCACATCCTCATgacttttgttgtttggtttgatatttttatttatatttttgttagagctgagtttcaattttgtaatgggggtgagttttgtcttcagtttttttatttgtttgagtatgaaattataatgattgagtgtgtttgtatgtgatgtggggtgagtatatgcaattgttacacttttagaagttgtgattcttgtactttgagtagatagaaaagtttttgtaattgatgtgAAATGAAAGAGATCAAATATGTCACTAACATAAATTTAGTTGGCTCTCTAATAGGTGCACAATCTTTGAAGAATATTGACATAAATGTATACTTCGGTGGACACCTTTACAATCCTGAAGGGATTGACGGATTCCCATTTAGAGGGGAGGGTATCGAATGCTACTACATGATGTTACGTCGTAAGTTGAAGACGTTGActgatttgaagaggaaaataatggacgaattgaaattgaaccctgcttggtatgacatcaagattatttatcgtTGCCCACAAGAAGTTCTTCATGAACGGATAAATTATGGGTATATGGCGATTAAAGAAGATAAACATGTAAAGATGATGTTTAATAGGATCCAGAAAATGCCCCAAGTAAATGCTGCTGAGTTGTATGTAAGTTTGGAGGCGAGTGTAGACAACAGTACTGAGGTGGTGCAAGAAACATCTACGgctttacaatttacaaccCTAGATGATGGATGCACTACAATGGGAGGGTATGCAATGGGAGGTTATACGCTGTCATCTCAAGATTATGTTGCGAATACTGGTGGAACCCTCTACTCTCAAGAGACACATTTAGAggaggaagacgaagacgaagacgaagatcatgctgcgaatgatggtgaaaataatgatgatatggATCAGTACGAAGAGAGGATTGAGCGAGGTGACTTTGAGAACGATGTGGATGAGCATGAAGTCGTTCCtaattttgaagaggaaaatatggagtaCCATAATGAAGGTgatgcagatgatgatgatattggtGTCCAGCATGATACAGATACGACCACTGGCTACAGACCTCCTGCGGACTCATTCTACgcaaatacttgggaaaatatggttgatccttcacGTCTTCAGATACCATATCTTTGTACTTGGCAAGATGGGATgcatttttgtaaagggttgacttttgcaaataaagCTGCGGTGAAGCGTGCATTGATAATATATGCAGCAAAGGATAATAGAAATTTCTCCATCCAAAGGTCGAGCACAACTGAATTGTGCGCCGCATGCATTGACGACAATTGCAAGTGGTACGTTGGGGCATACATGAAGCCTAAATTCAATGGTCTGTGGATGGTCACGTCTTATGTGGGTCCACACAGTTGTATACCCTTTGGGCTGCGAAGAgatggtagaatgatggattctaattttgttgcatCAGAAATTGTGGGAAGATTGCGAAAAAAGCACACTGCTACTGTTGATGAGCTTTGGGAGATCATCCGTACTAAGTATGATCATgagctttcttactataaagtatgggacgcaaaacaaaaggcaattgctaagatttttggggattgggaggagtcttaccaaaggttgcGAAAGTTGTTGGCATACTTGGATCAGGATTCGGGTACCCAGTATAGCTATCACACCATACCTAAGCCATTAGAAGGTACTACGTTACTGCGCTATGTATATTGGGCATTCGCTCCATGCATTGCTGCATTCCAGTATTGCAGGCCAGTGATCAGTATTGATGGAACTCATTTATATGGTAAATACAAAGGGGTATTGATGATTGCAATGGCAACCGATGCTAATCAAAAGGTTTTGCCTATCGCCTTTGCTGTTGTGGACAAGGAGTCAGGGGctagttgggggtggtttttaGAGTGTCTCAGGACTTCGATAGAGCGTGTTATTGAAAACAAGGATATTTGCATTATTTCTGACCGACATAAAGGTATCAAATGCGCCATTCGAGAGTGGCCTAGAGGGCAAGGCGGAAGAGAACGGGTATATCATcgatattgccttcgacatgttgctagcaacttcaacacacATTTTAATAACCCGACTCTAAAGGCATTGGCCTTGAAAGCTGGATATGCGACTTGTGATGCTAAATTTGTGTCTATAATGCAAACCATTAAGGAGGCCGAGATTAATTTACTGAGGGGTGTAGACCCTACTGATCGCCGGATTATACGTTATATGCCATACACATATCTAATGAGTGAGGATGTAGACAAATGGACccagtcacatgatggtggAAGACGGTacggggcaatgacaaccaatatctCTGAGTGCTTTAATGGGGTTCTTAAAGGTGCCCGCGGTTTGCCAATTGCTGCAATGGTTGAGTTCACTTATTTTaaacttgttgcatatttccacgatcgacataaacaaattacttcTGATCTCTCTCGAGGTAAGGTGTGGAGTGATTATGCAATGGAGATCTATAGCAAAAATGAACAGAAAATTGCAGGACACACTCTGAGGAATTATAATCATGCAGAGGGTATATATCAAGTGGTTACCCCGTATAACGACCATAGAGCTGGAGGGGGAAATCACAGTCATGATGTGCGCGTATTTGATAGAACCTGTGGTTGTGGAAAGTGGCAAAACTTGaagatcccttgttcacatgcaattaaagttCTTAAAAGTCTGCATCTCGATGCGCCCAGCTACATTGACCCATGTTACAGTCTGAACAACGCCATTCTCACATATTCACATAattttgtggtgccaaagtcAGAGTCATTATGGACAGACGTTCGCGGACCACGGTGGGTGCCTGACCCACGATTGTTGCGGGCCAAAGGTCGTCCTACGATgtcaagaataaggaatgaaatggatgggGTACGGCGAGAACGGGGAAGCCGGAGGGAAGATCCGGAGTTGAGGGAGATTCAACCGAGGCAACGATGTGGAGTGTGTCATCAAGAGGGGCATAACCGTAGATGCTGTCCCAATTCCCATGGGGCTTCGACAAGTGGTAGTGCTATGAACTAG encodes:
- the LOC115990346 gene encoding uncharacterized protein LOC115990346, producing MGLKKRKEWVRPLLEESLLSFTYMVAMNLIVWNCRGTLKPNFQDYVHDLVRQLDPAIFVVMETHIGGARARDITDRLPFDGAIHTETIGRVGGLWLLWNSDKVDVSFLASLEQEIQSTVKVLSSNFNWMFFAVYASPRSAERRILWNNLSNVADLHKMPWVITGDFNKPLTSADKFGGRVVSVNQALAFKDCLDKCNMVDLGFSGPRFTWTIGREIQDLIQERIDRFFVNLDWYLIYPDARVTHLTKCHSDHCPVLLETMPQRRIHLDRPFKFQRLWLSNLSFPKVVSQAWR
- the LOC115990347 gene encoding uncharacterized protein LOC115990347; translated protein: MSSAQSLKNIDINVYFGGHLYNPEGIDGFPFRGEGIECYYMMLRRKLKTLTDLKRKIMDELKLNPAWYDIKIIYRCPQEVLHERINYGYMAIKEDKHVKMMFNRIQKMPQVNAAELYVSLEASVDNSTEVVQETSTALQFTTLDDGCTTMGGYAMGGYTLSSQDYVANTGGTLYSQETHLEEEDEDEDEDHAANDGENNDDMDQYEERIERGDFENDVDEHEVVPNFEEENMEYHNEGDADDDDIGVQHDTDTTTGYRPPADSFYANTWENMVDPSRLQIPYLCTWQDGMHFCKGLTFANKAAVKRALIIYAAKDNRNFSIQRSSTTELCAACIDDNCKWYVGAYMKPKFNGLWMVTSYVGPHSCIPFGLRRDGRMMDSNFVASEIVGRLRKKHTATVDELWEIIRTKYDHELSYYKVWDAKQKAIAKIFGDWEESYQRLRKLLAYLDQDSGTQYSYHTIPKPLEGTTLLRYVYWAFAPCIAAFQYCRPVISIDGTHLYGKYKGVLMIAMATDANQKVLPIAFAVVDKESGASWGWFLECLRTSIERVIENKDICIISDRHKGIKCAIREWPRGQGGRERVYHRYCLRHVASNFNTHFNNPTLKALALKAGYATCDAKFVSIMQTIKEAEINLLRGVDPTDRRIIRYMPYTYLMSEDVDKWTQSHDGGRRYGAMTTNISECFNGVLKGARGLPIAAMVEFTYFKLVAYFHDRHKQITSDLSRGKVWSDYAMEIYSKNEQKIAGHTLRNYNHAEGIYQVVTPYNDHRAGGGNHSHDVRVFDRTCGCGKWQNLKIPCSHAIKVLKSLHLDAPSYIDPCYSLNNAILTYSHNFVVPKSESLWTDVRGPRWVPDPRLLRAKGRPTMSRIRNEMDGVRRERGSRREDPELREIQPRQRCGVCHQEGHNRRCCPNSHGASTSGSAMN